In Gemmatimonadaceae bacterium, the genomic stretch GCACTCGCCGCGCGCATTCCCGCGCCCTCGACGATCGTGCGGTACGCGAGCTCGGTGCGCGACCAGCGGCGGTCACGATCCATGGCGTAGTAGCGTCCCGACACGCTTGCGATATGGGCGATGCCGCGACCCCGCGAGGCATTACTGTTGTCGCCGATGTACGCGAGCAAGTCTCCGACGTACCCGAGGCCGGACTTGGGCAAAGTATCGCGACCGTCAGTAAAAGCATGGATCGCAATGCGGGGGACGCTTTCCTGAACCGCGAGATCTATCAGAGCGAACAAGTGGCTGTCGATGGCATGGACGCCGCCATCGCCGATGAGCCCTGTCAGATGAAGCGTGCCGCCGGACGCTCTCGCAACGCGACAGGCTTCGACAAGAGCGGCATTTCTGAAAAAAGATCTATCGGCGATGGATGCCGATATTCTGACCAGATCCTGCATTACAATACGCCCGGAGCCGAGGTTGAGATGACCAACCTCGCTGTTGCCCATCTGGCCCTCCGGAAGTCCCACACGGAGCCCGGAGGCATCGAGCAGCGTCCTCGCCGGGCTCTTCCACAGGGAGTCCCATGTCGGCGTATCAGCGAGCGCAATGGCGTTGCCGTCGACTGCCTCACGGTGTCCCCATCCGTCGAGGACTATCAGCGCGACGGGGCGGGACGTGTCGTAAACCATTGTTGCTCACTGCGTGTAAGAGTGTACGTTAGGAACCGTCGAACCAAATGTAGCCCCACCAAATACCCCGACCAGCGTTGCGCCTTTTTCTTGCTGCCGTTCCGGTGTTGCTGGCGTTCCCCATGTCTGCACAGGAGAACGTGTTGCACACAGCGACCCGCGCCACCGTCGTTCGTCCGGCTCCGCCGGCAGGCTCCTCGCCCGGAGGGTTGCTGGGTCAGATTGCCAAAGGCACTCAGGTTGAAGTGCTTGCGCGCGAGCGTGACTGGGTGAGAATTCGCCTCGAAGGCTGGGTGCGCGAAGGGGATGTCATTATAGCCGACAGCAGTGTGCGGCCGCTCAGCGGGGCTGACATACGGAATAATCCCGCGGCTGCACGCGGCAAGCTGGTTCGATGGGAGATTGAAGCAGTGTCACTTCAGACAGCAGATCCGCTGAGGTCTGGTCTGGTTGCCGGGGAGCACTATATCCTTGCGCTGGGGCCGGGCGCAGAGAAGACCCTTGTCTACATGGCAGTGCCGCCTTCGCTGCTTGCGGCGGCACGCAGCCTCGCACCGATGTCGCCGGTTACTGTCACGGCACGCGTGCGAAACGGTCGCAGCGAGCCAGCCGGCGTACCGATACTCGATCTTCAAAGCCTAACCCGACGATAAATGGAAATCCGTTCCGACAAGCAGCCAGGTTCGACTCCGCCTTCCGACAGTGACGCTGGGCGCCGTGACCCGTCCAAAGGGGAGCGGGGTGATCGCCGCCGCGGCGGGTGGCGCGATTTTCGGAGAAGTTACCCCGGATTCGTCCTGACTCTCGTATTCGCTCTCGTCGCGCTGCTCAGTGTAAGTGGGTTTCTGTTCTACAAGCGGGGCGTATACGAGGCCGAAGTTGTGCGATTGCGCGCAGGCATGACCGATAATGAACGGGCGCGCACGGACGCGATCGTCGCCGCGGAGGAGAACAAGGCGCGCATCGCGCTCGAGCTGGCACGCAGACAGGCGAAGATTGAAAAGAATCTGCACCTCTCCGTGGCCATCGATAGCGGCAAGATTTTTCTGGAGAGAGATGGCGCGGTGCTCCGGGAAATGCAGGCTGCCTTCGGTGCCGAGACTGCCGCCGGATCCGGGGGCGATTCGCCTCCCGTAGTGATTCCACGGGGTCAAAAGACCATCGCCGGCGTCTCTGGGAACGCGATCACGCTGGACGGTGGCACTGTGATCTCTGCCGCGAGTGGTCCGCTAGCAACCGACTCTTCTACGATCGCGCCCGGCAATGTACGAATCGGCCTCGCTGACATGAAGGCGATAGTGCCGAACCTCAGCCCGGGCATGCGGGTATACTTCTATTGACGCACCGCACACTACCGACGACAGGGGCTACCTGATGGGAATTGCCAACACGATAACGCATGGCGGGAAGTGGGTATGGGGAACGCTTCTGGCGTTCACGGCGGTAGCGGCGGGTACCGCAATGCTGTTGACGCAAACCGCCGAGGTGCGCTATCAGCGCGACGTAAACCGCATGGTCTTCAACGACAATCTCGGTGTACTCGAGGAAGTGAAAGCCAGGCTCGGTACGTCCGAAGACAGCCTCAATCAACTCGTGGCAGGGAATCCGGCGGTACCGGCCGATCAGCCGTATATCGTGGTCAGCATCGAAGAACGGGAGCTCTGGTTCAAGCGTGGCGATCAGCTGCTTTTCCATACACAGGTTGCGACCGGCAGCGGAAAGACGCTGGTAGGCAAGGGCGGCGGTGGAGGGCAGTGGAAATTCGAAACACCGCGCGGACGGCTGAAGGTTCAGGCCAAGGAAGTCGATCCGGCATGGGTACCGCCCGACTGGCATTTTCTGGAACAGGCAAACAAGCGCGGTCTCGGGCTGGTAAAGATGAGTCGCGGAATGACGATTCCGTCCTCCGATGGGTCGGTGGTAAGGGTGAGCGGTTCCGAAATCGTCAAGCGATATGCGGACGGCAACGAGGTTGCCCTGGAAGCAACCGACGGCCGGGAGATCGTCGTCAACGGCAACATCATCGTTCCGCCATTCGGCACGAACCAGCGGCGTTATAAAGGTGTCCTTGGCACGCGCCGGCTCGTCCTTGGTGATGGTTATGCATTGCACGGAACGAACAAGCCGGAATCGATTGGCCAGGCGGTCAGTCACGGCTGTGTACGCTTGCGGAACGAAGACATTGAAAAGTTGTACGAAATGGTCCCCGTTGGTACGCCCGTTTACATCTATTGAGCGATGCGCGGGCGATGCGGTGCGTAATGCGGAGTTCGCCGCCAGCAGTCGCCCGCGCTAGTTTCTGACAATGGATGTAGCCGTCTCAGAACGGCGCGAAATCGCGCCGGATCAAACAGTTTTCCGCAGACGAAAGCCGGCAATGCTTGTTACGCTGGCCCTGTTCGTTGCGGCCAGCGCCGGGGTAATGCAGTTTCGCTCGCCCGTTTCATCTTTTGCGATGCGACCCTTCGGTACTTTCCTCAAGAAGAGCCTCCCGGCCGCAACTCCATCCGCGACTGCGTTCGGATCCAGCGGAGGAGTGCTGCTTCGTTTCGCGATGCCTGGCGAAAATGTCGAGTATCCACTCGACGTGCACGGCGATCCGGCACTGCTGTCATACAACTGGGTCAGGGTGGGAGACTCGACGTCGGCACAGGCTCCCCGATTGTTGAAAGGTGCGCGTGTTCAGGCGCCTCTGACTCCCGGGTTTTACCGGTTTGCGCTTGTGAGAGGGGATGAGCACAGGGTCATCGAAGGGCTGACACTG encodes the following:
- a CDS encoding L,D-transpeptidase, whose translation is MGIANTITHGGKWVWGTLLAFTAVAAGTAMLLTQTAEVRYQRDVNRMVFNDNLGVLEEVKARLGTSEDSLNQLVAGNPAVPADQPYIVVSIEERELWFKRGDQLLFHTQVATGSGKTLVGKGGGGGQWKFETPRGRLKVQAKEVDPAWVPPDWHFLEQANKRGLGLVKMSRGMTIPSSDGSVVRVSGSEIVKRYADGNEVALEATDGREIVVNGNIIVPPFGTNQRRYKGVLGTRRLVLGDGYALHGTNKPESIGQAVSHGCVRLRNEDIEKLYEMVPVGTPVYIY
- a CDS encoding SH3 domain-containing protein — encoded protein: MRLFLAAVPVLLAFPMSAQENVLHTATRATVVRPAPPAGSSPGGLLGQIAKGTQVEVLARERDWVRIRLEGWVREGDVIIADSSVRPLSGADIRNNPAAARGKLVRWEIEAVSLQTADPLRSGLVAGEHYILALGPGAEKTLVYMAVPPSLLAAARSLAPMSPVTVTARVRNGRSEPAGVPILDLQSLTRR